Proteins from a genomic interval of Rhipicephalus microplus isolate Deutch F79 chromosome 6, USDA_Rmic, whole genome shotgun sequence:
- the LOC119167259 gene encoding transforming growth factor beta activator LRRC33 isoform X4, producing MHPWSSRRPDDRRKLALVIIMALMICLSEAVRKRRRGNYTCPVLKRCSCLRRIDGLTVKCTSSSPDEEFDLDMAKLQGLFIVRFSMIKISMPKFPDSWFKNHTIARLRVIACGLREISDADMCCFKNLSGIQLDGNKLQGVPIALNAARALVTLLVRRNLIKHLQGMLDLPKLVRLDLSRNKIETLEEEYLTGLPKLRYLVLSQNSIHNLSPKLFRQAKSLVLVKLNNNHIHSVEGVFDHLSGLEVLDLNLNNICEADSIARFTLSSLKELTLEHNCISQITRFQNAQIQRLVFRENFLTNVTAGAFQQLKKLTTLDLSNNSIAKLSDSLFARNSVLQEINLSINKLTSALMLFNNTQKIKIIKLSFNRIVDISLTFNGLTQLRELYMRYNLISSIPDGAFQDNFDLVHIDFTSNHIAWIGKSAFKGLLRLRVLHLHKNKIISLNGSASNLPKLHYLGASQNAILRLEAGEFLNNLELTTISLAANNISNVEGAFIGAFSLAHLNLAANQLELLRRSDFSPDIIAPAVVLIEDNPLTCDCRLAWLMQEESSIQVRGIARCAKPFWLKGEQLSLLPHEDLLRWEDKCEPGCHCHCNVRAHAERDITVNCSSATAGRIPRVLPESTTQLDLSGNGLRLLDDVIKTAAPHLEVLVLKDNALISINVTSIPLTVNHLDLRGNKLKRLPLFLVTQLNLTSIWLSGNPYTCDCDDYLFRRWLQAHGNMVRDSNDIMCGRSSNLLVSRKRFITLGQNDLCPAAIPREVVYVLVAFGTFWRVSGAASSSGWPTSALFRTT from the exons ATGCATCCGTGGTCATCAAGAAGGCCTGACGACCGGCGTAAGCTGGCTTTAGTGATCATAATGGCATTGATGATATGTTTATCGGAAGcagtaagaaaaagaagaagagggaACTACACCTGTCCAGTTCTTAAGCGCTGTTCCTGTCTGCGAAGGATAGATGGCCTCACCGTCAAGTGCACATCATCGTCTCCAGATGAAGAATTTGACCTGGACATGGCAAAGCTGCAAGGACTTTTTATAGTGAGGTTTTCCATGATCAAAATTAGTATGCCAAAATTTCCAGATTCTTGGTTTAAAAACCACACAATTGCCAGGTTGCGCGTCATTGCATGCGGCCTACGTGAGATTTCCGATGCAGACATGTGCTGCTTCAAAAATCTAAGTGGAATACAACTGGATGGAAATAAGCTGCAAGGTGTCCCTATTGCTTTGAACGCTGCAAGAGCCCTAGTTACGCTCCTGGTGCGAAGGAATCTCATCAAACATCTTCAGGGAATGCTTGATCTTCCAAAATTGGTCCGTCTAGATCTCAGCCGGAACAAAATAGAGACTTTAGAAGAGGAATATCTAACTGGCTTACCGAAGCTGCGCTATCTGGTTTTATCGCAAAACAGCATCCACAATTTATCGCCAAAGCTTTTCAGGCAAGCAAAATCTCTCGTGCTTGTGAAACTGAATAATAACCACATTCATTCGGTGGAAGGAGTGTTCGATCATCTGAGCGGTTTGGAG GTTCTTGATCTCAACCTGAACAACATCTGTGAGGCGGACAGCATTGCAAGATTCACGTTGTCATCCTTGAAGGAACTCACGCTGGAACATAACTGCATAAGCCAGATTACAAGATTCCAGAATGCTCAGATTCAGCGACTCGTCTTCAGAGAGAACTTCCTGACAAACGTAACCGCCGGAGCTTTCCAGCAACTCAAAAAGTTGACCACCCTTGACCTGAGCAATAATAGTATTGCGAAGCTAAGTGACTCCCTCTTTGCGCGTAATTCGGTTCTTCAAGAGATAAATCTGTCTATCAACAAGTTAACCTCGGCTTTGATGCTGTTCAACAATACGCAGAAGATTAAAATAATCAAGCTGTCTTTCAATCGCATTGTGGATATCAGCCTCACTTTCAACGGCCTGACTCAGCTCCGGGAGCTCTATATGAGGTACAATTTAATTTCCAGCATTCCAGATGGTGCCTTTCAAGACAACTTTGACCTAGTGCACATCGACTTTACTTCAAATCATATCGCCTGGATTGGAAAGAGCGCATTCAAGGGACTGCTCAGATTAAGGGTGCTGCACCTACACAAAAATAAAATCATTTCCCTGAATGGTTCTGCGAGTAATCTGCCTAAATTGCATTATCTTGGTGCGTCGCAAAACGCGATATTGAGATTGGAAGCCGGTGAATTTCTGAACAATCTAGAGTTGACGACCATTTCCCTAGCGGCAAACAACATCAGTAATGTGGAAGGCGCTTTTATAGGAGCATTCAGCCTGGCGCACTTGAACCTTGCTGCAAATCAACTGGAGCTGCTCCGAAGAAGTGACTTTTCACCGGATATCATCGCCCCTGCAGTCGTACTCATTGAGG aCAACCCTTTGACCTGCGACTGCCGCTTGGCTTGGCTCATGCAAGAGGAGAGCAGCATTCAGGTGAGAGGAATCGCGAGGTGTGCAAAACCGTTCTGGCTAAAAGGAGAACAACTGAGCCTTTTGCCACACGAAGATTTACTCAGGTGGGAAGATAAGTGCGAACCTGGATGTCACTGTCACTGCAACGTGAGAGCGCACGCAGAAAGAGACATCACTGTAAACTGTTCGTCGGCCACTGCCGGCAGGATCCCCAGAGTACTTCCGGAAAGTACGACGCAATTAGACCTGAGCGGAAATGGACTGCGCCTTCTGGATGACGTTATCAAGACAGCGGCGCCCCATCTTGAAGTCCTCGTACTGAAAGACAATGCCTTGATCAGTATCAACGTCACGTCTATACCGCTAACAGTGAATCATCTCGATTTGCGTGGCAACAAGCTCAAGCGGTTGCCACTCTTTTTGGTCACGCAACTCAACCTTACGTCCATTTGGTTATCTGGCAACCCTTACACCTGCGATTGCGATGACTACCTCTTTAGGAGATGGCTACAAGCCCACGGAAACATG
- the LOC142765598 gene encoding uncharacterized protein LOC142765598 yields the protein MAQSRTTDPDIPASTTLRSGRVLSNSPPITDGVQASTAAPHHDCSEAISRGFSLFAQELKTSGFGCASFGSFNENEIPYFHGFKDDPTNWVSVINSVALKYSWSDTIKKSVAEGRLRGSAQAWHRFQGSTYATWQTWSAALISAFAPLPSAYDDRFMTMRSRRQGATEDVATYIYDKLDLLQACDIQWTSSAARQYIIDGIHDSTHAAVLSAYNHPVHISTFVRQAMELQDTSHRRAAAVGPKESASPRRGCYTCGRIGHGYKSCPQSQPQAMQYQSRPLPTLKVRVDGIGELTALVDTGAQRTALLRRHASEPLQPWTEPPLRGLGGDVLPVGALNLQLNTEAGSKFLSSVPVFDDLPTDMVLGADYLLSGEVRLTVEGSTVNLHPVAPSVPPAQSQGVDQLQRGRV from the exons atggcgcagtcgcgaactactgaccccgatatccctgcgtccactacacttcgaagtggacgagtgctctcgaactccccaccgatcacggacggcgtccaagcctccacggcggcaccgcatcatgactgcagcgaggccatttctcgaggcttctctctgttcgcccaagagctcaagacatccgggtttggctgcgcctcttttggatcgttcaacgagaacgaaattccatattttcatggattcaaggatgaccctaccaactgggtaagcgtgataaactcggttgcccttaaatactcgtggagcgacacgattaagaagtcggtcgctgaaggacgtttgcgaggatctgcccaagcgtggcatcgtttccaaggcagtacatacgctacatggcaaacatggagcgcggccctgatatccgcgtttgcgccgcttccgagcgcttacgacgaccgtttcatgaccatgcggtcacgccggcaaggtgcaaccgaggacgtcgcgacttacatctacgacaagctggaccttttacaagcttgcgatatacagtggacctcctccgcagccaggcagtacatcatcgacgggatccatgactcgacgcacgcagccgtcttgtccgcctacaaccacccagtccacatctccactttcgtacgccaggcaatggagttgcaggacacgtctcatcgccgggcggctgcagttggcccaaaggagtcagcttcaccgagacgcggatgctatacgtgtggccgcatcgggcatgggtataaaagctgcccacaaagccaacctcaagcgatgcaatatcaatcacgcccacttccaaccctcaaggtccgcgtcgacggcatcggagaactgacagctctcgttgataccggagctcaacgtacggcgttgcttcgccgccacgcctccgaacctctccagccttggactgagccaccactgcggggtctcggtggcgacgtactaccggtcggtgccctaaacctgcaactcaacaccgaggccggcagcaagtttttgtcctcggtgcccgtcttcgacgacctgcccacagacatggttttaggggccgactacctgctctccggggaagtgcgcctcacggtggaaggaagtaccgtcaacctccatcctgtggctccaagtgtgcctccggcgcaatcccaag gagtagaccagctgcagcgtggccgagtgtaa